The Mycolicibacterium doricum genome includes a region encoding these proteins:
- a CDS encoding SDR family NAD(P)-dependent oxidoreductase — translation ALTKSLAREMARHAINVNCVCPGPTDTPLFHAQADKLKDALIKAIPFRRLARPEEVAAPIVFFASEAASFITGQVISVSGGLTMAG, via the coding sequence TTGCGCTCACCAAGTCTCTTGCTCGCGAGATGGCCAGGCACGCTATCAATGTCAACTGTGTGTGCCCGGGGCCCACCGATACTCCGTTATTCCATGCCCAGGCCGATAAGCTAAAAGATGCGTTGATCAAGGCGATTCCGTTTCGGCGGCTTGCGCGCCCAGAGGAGGTGGCTGCGCCCATTGTCTTCTTTGCCTCCGAGGCCGCGTCGTTCATCACCGGTCAGGTGATCAGCGTCAGCGGCGGCCTGACGATGGCTGGGTGA
- a CDS encoding acyclic terpene utilization AtuA family protein, whose product MRDPVRIGNCSGFYGDRIAAAREMVEGGAGESIDVLCGDYLAELTMLILAKAQAKDPAGGYARTFLTQMEQVLGTCSDRGIKIVANAGGLNPAGLAVKLRELADRLGITVRIAHVEGDDLRGNLAAITPPLGEVKPVSANAYLGGWGIAEALGAGADVVVTGRVTDASLVVGPAAWWHGWERTDWDRLAGAVVAGHVIECGPQATGGNYAFLDEITDRRYPGFPIAEVAADGSSVITKHADTGGLVSVGTVTAQLLYEIAEPAYLGPDVVAHFDTISLAQQAEHRVAITGVTGSPPPETLKVALNEVGGYRNTMTMVLTGLDIEAKAAFAQQQLFDILGGRDSFAETDVRLLRFDTPDAPTNDQACAHLRITVKDTDPRKVGRAFSSAIMEIALAGYAGFHTTTPPTSESAFGVYRPAAVPRSSVTQVVVLPDGERRTIADPPTGSVPAAKVTGSTAAAPPTEPTCRAPLGAVLGARSGDKGGNANIGLWARDDAGYAWACECLTVERLRGLLGPEAAQLRIERFELPNLRALNVVVHGLLGEGVASSTRPDPQAKGLGEYLRSRIVDIPQSLLSAG is encoded by the coding sequence GTGAGGGACCCGGTACGCATCGGCAATTGCTCGGGCTTCTACGGCGACCGGATCGCCGCGGCGCGGGAGATGGTCGAGGGCGGAGCGGGCGAGAGCATCGACGTGCTCTGCGGCGACTACCTCGCTGAGCTGACGATGCTCATCCTGGCGAAGGCCCAGGCGAAGGATCCCGCGGGCGGCTACGCGCGCACGTTCCTGACCCAGATGGAGCAGGTGTTGGGCACCTGTTCCGACCGCGGTATCAAGATCGTCGCCAACGCCGGTGGGCTCAACCCCGCCGGGCTGGCCGTCAAATTGCGCGAGCTTGCGGACCGGCTCGGTATCACCGTCCGGATCGCCCACGTCGAGGGTGACGACCTGCGCGGGAACCTCGCCGCGATCACGCCTCCGCTCGGTGAGGTCAAGCCGGTCTCGGCCAACGCGTACCTCGGGGGCTGGGGTATCGCCGAAGCGCTGGGTGCGGGCGCCGACGTCGTCGTCACCGGACGTGTGACAGACGCCTCGCTGGTCGTCGGCCCGGCCGCCTGGTGGCACGGGTGGGAGCGCACCGACTGGGACCGGCTCGCCGGTGCCGTCGTGGCCGGACACGTCATCGAATGCGGACCACAGGCCACCGGCGGCAACTACGCCTTCCTCGACGAGATCACCGACCGGCGCTATCCAGGCTTCCCGATCGCGGAGGTCGCGGCCGACGGCTCGTCAGTGATCACCAAGCACGCCGACACCGGGGGGCTGGTGTCGGTGGGTACGGTCACCGCCCAGCTGCTCTACGAGATCGCCGAGCCCGCCTATCTGGGGCCCGACGTGGTCGCTCACTTCGACACAATCTCTCTGGCCCAGCAGGCCGAGCACCGGGTGGCGATCACGGGTGTCACCGGCAGCCCGCCACCGGAGACGCTCAAGGTGGCGCTGAACGAGGTCGGGGGCTACCGGAACACCATGACGATGGTGCTCACCGGCTTGGACATAGAGGCGAAGGCCGCGTTCGCGCAGCAGCAACTGTTCGACATCCTCGGCGGCCGGGACTCCTTCGCCGAGACGGACGTCCGGTTGTTGCGGTTCGACACACCGGACGCCCCCACCAACGATCAGGCGTGCGCGCACCTGCGGATCACGGTCAAGGACACCGACCCGCGCAAGGTCGGCCGGGCGTTCTCGAGCGCAATCATGGAGATCGCTCTGGCCGGGTACGCGGGCTTCCACACCACCACGCCACCCACGTCGGAGTCGGCGTTCGGCGTGTACCGCCCAGCGGCCGTGCCCCGGTCGAGCGTGACGCAGGTCGTGGTGCTGCCCGACGGTGAGCGCCGGACGATCGCCGATCCGCCGACCGGTAGCGTGCCGGCCGCGAAAGTGACGGGCAGCACGGCCGCCGCGCCGCCGACCGAGCCGACGTGCCGCGCGCCACTGGGCGCGGTGCTGGGCGCGCGGTCCGGCGACAAGGGCGGTAACGCCAACATCGGCCTCTGGGCCCGCGACGACGCCGGCTACGCCTGGGCGTGCGAGTGCCTCACCGTCGAGCGGCTGCGCGGGCTGCTCGGCCCGGAGGCTGCACAGCTGCGCATAGAGCGCTTCGAGCTGCCCAACCTGCGTGCGCTCAACGTGGTGGTGCACGGGCTGTTGGGAGAGGGCGTAGCATCCTCGACCCGGCCCGATCCCCAGGCGAAGGGCTTGGGCGAGTACCTGCGCTCTCGCATCGTCGACATCCCGCAATCCTTGCTCAGCGCGGGCTGA
- a CDS encoding TIGR03084 family metal-binding protein: protein MAVTMESLITDIEAETAELRLLIAELPDGPAGWDAPTPATGWAVRDQISHLAFFDDVAVRSATDPEGFTAEMLPMLADGQISPDTIAERYRSMPGAELLSWFDRARRALVAAFATIDPSVRVPWFGLPMSAASSLTARIMETWAHGQDVADALGVTRVPSARLRHVAHIGVGARAFSYLANGLQVPEEPVRVELTAPDGTLWTWGPDGVPNRVTGTAHDFCLLVTQRRHRDDTALQVTGPLADQWLSIAQAFAGPPGGGRTAGQFDGGVL from the coding sequence GTGGCCGTGACGATGGAGTCCTTGATCACCGATATCGAGGCGGAAACGGCCGAGCTGAGGTTGCTGATCGCCGAGCTGCCCGACGGCCCGGCCGGGTGGGACGCTCCGACCCCGGCGACAGGCTGGGCGGTCCGCGATCAGATCAGCCATCTTGCGTTCTTCGACGACGTCGCGGTGCGGTCAGCCACCGACCCCGAGGGGTTCACGGCCGAGATGCTGCCCATGCTGGCCGACGGCCAGATTTCCCCGGACACCATCGCCGAGCGCTACCGGTCGATGCCGGGAGCCGAGCTGCTGTCCTGGTTCGACCGCGCCCGCCGGGCCCTCGTCGCTGCCTTCGCCACGATCGACCCCTCAGTGCGGGTGCCGTGGTTCGGCCTCCCCATGAGCGCGGCATCCTCGCTGACCGCGCGGATCATGGAGACCTGGGCGCACGGTCAGGACGTCGCCGACGCGCTGGGAGTGACCCGTGTGCCCTCGGCCCGGTTGCGCCACGTCGCGCACATCGGCGTGGGAGCGCGGGCGTTCAGCTACCTGGCCAACGGCCTGCAGGTGCCCGAGGAGCCCGTCCGCGTCGAGCTCACCGCACCGGATGGCACGCTATGGACGTGGGGCCCCGACGGCGTGCCCAACCGGGTCACCGGCACAGCGCATGATTTCTGCCTGCTCGTCACCCAGCGCAGGCATCGCGACGACACCGCGCTGCAAGTCACCGGTCCGCTCGCCGACCAGTGGCTCTCCATCGCGCAGGCCTTCGCCGGACCACCCGGTGGCGGGCGCACCGCAGGACAGTTCGACGGAGGTGTTTTGTGA
- a CDS encoding enoyl-CoA hydratase/isomerase family protein, with product MSEEAITYEVVDGVAWLTINRPEARNALNGAVRQGLFDTVHRFNADDSAKVLVLTGAGDKAFCAGGDLKEMAETALTVPPPDFAPQFGRNIEVVKPTIAAVNGVAFAGGFLLAQQCDLVVAAEHATFAVSEVKVGRGSPWAAPLSWLLPPRIALQILMTGDPISAERAREVGMVNEVVPAAELRARTQQIALRIASNAPLSVLAAKKTVYLSAEHPLTEAYDLADQIWEPVYLSADAQEGPAAFREKRTPVWKGR from the coding sequence ATGAGCGAGGAAGCGATCACCTACGAGGTCGTCGACGGGGTGGCCTGGTTGACGATCAATCGCCCCGAGGCGCGGAACGCGCTCAACGGGGCGGTCCGGCAGGGACTGTTCGACACCGTTCACCGCTTCAACGCCGACGACTCCGCCAAGGTTCTGGTGCTGACCGGGGCCGGCGACAAGGCCTTCTGCGCCGGCGGGGACCTCAAAGAGATGGCGGAGACCGCGCTCACGGTTCCGCCACCAGACTTCGCGCCGCAGTTCGGGCGCAACATCGAGGTGGTCAAGCCGACTATTGCCGCGGTGAACGGCGTCGCCTTCGCCGGCGGATTCCTGCTGGCCCAGCAGTGTGACCTCGTCGTCGCGGCCGAGCACGCCACGTTCGCGGTCAGCGAGGTCAAGGTAGGTCGCGGCTCGCCGTGGGCTGCACCGCTGTCGTGGCTGCTGCCGCCGCGGATTGCGCTGCAGATTTTGATGACCGGCGACCCGATCTCTGCCGAGCGCGCCCGCGAGGTCGGCATGGTGAACGAGGTCGTGCCCGCAGCCGAGCTTCGGGCACGAACGCAGCAGATCGCCCTGCGGATCGCTTCCAACGCACCGCTGTCCGTACTCGCGGCGAAGAAGACGGTGTACCTCTCCGCAGAGCACCCCCTGACGGAGGCCTACGACCTCGCCGACCAGATATGGGAGCCGGTGTACCTCAGCGCGGACGCGCAAGAGGGTCCCGCTGCCTTCCGCGAGAAGCGCACACCGGTCTGGAAGGGACGTTAG
- a CDS encoding AMP-binding protein yields the protein MPTDYDLDANIVTRVNVGDMLTRAAWRRPDHEAVIDGARRFTYRALNDEVNRLSHALLAAGYQRGDVLALASGNSVEFLTTYFACAKTGVVCVPVNLAWGPREVSYVLEHSRARGVVVESQLAELVTAALMRLGNATVTDVIVAPGTDASWEPGATGRWQDLASFVGGAATTEPECLVGDRDPISYLYTSGTTSAPKGVVSSHVAVYIESLNGPLVLGINGDERAVAMMPLFHTAQLNGFTTGLLYMGGTLVLMRAFDPAALLATIETERITQIFGLPMMYRALMDHPDIDKRDVSTLRLALYAMAPMPDTDLRRAIEAFGCDFALGFGQTEMSPLTTVFPPEYQLSHAGSVGLPVPNVQVGIMDDDGHLLPTGETGEIVYRGPHAMEGYLRDPEATTEAFAHGWFHSGDVGRFDGDGLLWFADRKKDVIKSGGENVASVEVEKALYEVEPLIQEVAVIGLPHQRWSEAITAIVTPKPGVVLTEGDLIAAARTRLSGFKVPKAVLFTDAMPHTATGKIQKNVLRERYRSHFES from the coding sequence GTGCCCACGGATTACGACCTGGACGCCAACATCGTCACCCGGGTCAATGTCGGCGACATGCTGACCCGGGCGGCGTGGCGCCGACCGGACCACGAAGCCGTCATCGACGGCGCCCGCAGGTTCACCTACCGCGCGTTGAACGACGAAGTCAACCGCCTGTCCCATGCGCTGCTCGCGGCGGGTTACCAGCGCGGCGACGTCCTGGCCTTGGCCAGCGGCAACAGCGTCGAGTTCCTGACCACCTACTTCGCCTGCGCCAAGACCGGCGTCGTGTGCGTCCCGGTCAACCTGGCCTGGGGCCCTCGCGAGGTGAGCTATGTCCTGGAGCATTCACGGGCCCGCGGAGTGGTGGTAGAGAGCCAGCTCGCCGAGCTTGTCACCGCAGCCCTGATGCGGCTCGGCAATGCCACGGTGACCGACGTGATCGTGGCACCGGGCACCGACGCTTCGTGGGAGCCGGGGGCGACGGGCCGGTGGCAGGACCTCGCCTCCTTCGTCGGCGGCGCCGCGACCACTGAGCCCGAGTGTCTGGTGGGCGACCGCGATCCGATCAGCTACCTCTACACCAGCGGTACCACATCGGCCCCGAAGGGGGTGGTGAGCAGCCACGTCGCTGTCTACATCGAATCGCTGAACGGTCCACTTGTGCTCGGCATCAACGGCGACGAGCGCGCAGTCGCGATGATGCCGCTGTTCCACACCGCACAGCTCAACGGCTTCACCACCGGGCTGCTCTACATGGGCGGCACGCTGGTACTGATGCGGGCGTTCGACCCGGCCGCCCTGCTGGCAACGATCGAGACCGAGCGGATCACTCAAATTTTCGGGCTGCCGATGATGTACCGCGCGTTGATGGACCACCCCGACATCGACAAGCGCGATGTGTCCACGCTGCGGCTGGCGCTCTACGCGATGGCGCCGATGCCCGACACCGACCTGCGCCGGGCAATCGAGGCGTTCGGCTGTGACTTCGCGTTGGGCTTCGGCCAGACCGAAATGAGCCCGCTCACCACGGTGTTCCCACCGGAGTACCAGCTCAGCCACGCCGGGTCGGTCGGCCTGCCCGTGCCCAACGTCCAGGTCGGGATCATGGACGACGACGGCCACCTGCTGCCGACCGGGGAGACCGGCGAGATCGTCTACCGCGGCCCGCACGCCATGGAGGGATATCTGCGTGACCCGGAGGCCACGACAGAGGCGTTCGCGCACGGCTGGTTCCACTCCGGCGATGTGGGGCGTTTCGACGGTGACGGGCTGCTCTGGTTCGCTGACCGCAAGAAGGACGTGATCAAGTCCGGCGGTGAAAACGTCGCGTCCGTCGAGGTGGAGAAGGCACTCTACGAGGTGGAGCCACTAATCCAGGAGGTGGCGGTGATCGGGCTCCCCCACCAGCGGTGGTCGGAGGCGATCACCGCCATCGTGACACCGAAGCCGGGGGTCGTGCTGACCGAAGGGGACCTGATCGCCGCCGCCCGCACCCGGCTGTCGGGGTTCAAGGTACCCAAAGCCGTGCTGTTCACCGACGCCATGCCGCACACGGCCACCGGCAAGATCCAGAAGAACGTGCTTCGCGAGCGCTACCGCAGCCACTTCGAGAGCTGA
- a CDS encoding Zn-ribbon domain-containing OB-fold protein translates to MTATYLEGLADPAVLPRIDEVNRGHFEAAARGRLAVRECTACGLLFHYPRPFCPRCHSAELTWTELSGNATVLVAALVSRPPWNDLPRSAPYPVVVVRLAEGPQMLSTVEDCDPTTVVAGMAVRAAFERVGDIGIVRFVPA, encoded by the coding sequence GTGACCGCTACCTACCTGGAGGGGTTGGCCGATCCGGCGGTACTACCCCGCATCGACGAGGTCAACCGCGGCCACTTCGAGGCCGCAGCCCGGGGCCGCCTCGCCGTCCGCGAGTGCACCGCGTGCGGGCTGCTGTTCCACTACCCGCGCCCGTTCTGTCCCCGCTGCCACTCCGCCGAGCTGACGTGGACCGAACTGTCCGGCAACGCGACCGTGCTCGTCGCCGCGCTCGTCAGCCGTCCCCCGTGGAACGACCTACCCCGATCGGCGCCCTACCCGGTCGTCGTGGTCCGCCTGGCCGAGGGCCCGCAGATGCTCTCCACCGTGGAGGACTGCGACCCCACCACAGTGGTGGCGGGGATGGCGGTGCGCGCGGCGTTCGAGCGTGTCGGTGACATCGGCATCGTTCGATTCGTCCCTGCCTGA
- a CDS encoding thiolase family protein translates to MPAPLATLAGFSEVTPGRLDRPFLDLHLESAVAALGDAEMEASDVDGLICVGSMMGESIEHTFLSEEIQDSLGLHELGLQLGVQLGGGSHLAMLGVATRAIQSGQCSAVLCVSAGVFPPIRDVGRRLMTMTCHPDYELPYAPSIPTLYGLIAQAWLDDVGQSREVFAEAVVAQQEWALAHPTAIGAGAGRFTVEQVLDARHIAGPFGYLDCSIPCEGGGAFVVVSPDRAASLPHRPVHVVGIGEGHTHGFLTSMPDLSRTGAVRSGATAFAQAGIAPADIQLAQLYDAFSSNPLMLLEELGLADRGKAVELYREGATRPGGRLPVNTNGGLLRFGHSGTASGICGILEAYQQMTGRAAGIQVEQADLGVVHAYGSMLCSHVTVILEGS, encoded by the coding sequence ATGCCAGCACCACTCGCGACGCTTGCCGGATTCTCGGAGGTCACCCCCGGCCGTCTTGACCGCCCCTTCCTGGACCTGCACCTCGAGTCGGCCGTCGCCGCCCTGGGCGATGCGGAGATGGAGGCCTCTGACGTCGACGGCCTGATCTGCGTGGGCTCGATGATGGGCGAGTCCATCGAGCACACGTTCCTGTCCGAGGAGATCCAGGACTCTCTCGGGCTCCACGAGCTCGGGTTGCAACTCGGTGTCCAGCTGGGCGGCGGGAGCCACCTCGCCATGCTCGGCGTCGCGACGCGGGCAATCCAGTCCGGCCAGTGTTCGGCAGTCCTGTGCGTGTCGGCCGGGGTATTCCCGCCGATCCGCGACGTCGGCAGGCGTCTGATGACGATGACCTGCCATCCGGATTACGAGCTTCCCTACGCGCCGTCCATTCCGACCCTCTACGGGTTGATCGCCCAGGCGTGGCTCGACGACGTCGGGCAGAGCCGCGAGGTGTTCGCCGAGGCCGTGGTCGCCCAGCAGGAATGGGCGTTGGCGCATCCGACTGCCATCGGCGCCGGAGCCGGGAGGTTCACCGTCGAGCAGGTGCTTGATGCGCGGCACATCGCCGGTCCGTTCGGCTACCTCGACTGCTCCATTCCGTGCGAGGGTGGCGGCGCCTTCGTCGTCGTCTCGCCGGATCGGGCCGCAAGCCTGCCGCACCGACCGGTTCACGTGGTCGGCATCGGGGAGGGCCATACACACGGGTTCCTCACCTCGATGCCCGATCTCTCGCGCACCGGCGCGGTGCGCTCCGGCGCCACCGCCTTCGCCCAGGCCGGCATTGCCCCCGCCGACATCCAGCTCGCGCAGCTCTACGACGCGTTCAGCTCCAACCCGCTGATGCTGCTCGAGGAGCTCGGCCTCGCCGATCGCGGCAAAGCCGTCGAGCTCTACCGGGAGGGCGCCACCCGTCCCGGCGGGCGGCTGCCGGTGAACACCAACGGCGGGCTGCTGCGTTTCGGCCACTCCGGGACGGCCTCGGGCATCTGCGGGATACTGGAGGCTTACCAGCAGATGACCGGCCGTGCCGCCGGCATCCAGGTCGAGCAGGCCGACCTCGGGGTGGTCCACGCCTACGGTTCCATGCTCTGCAGCCACGTCACCGTCATCCTGGAGGGATCATGA
- a CDS encoding hotdog family protein, with the protein MTSTPTAGLRFDDVAVGDEITPVSIPVTYKRVCMNAASTWDWFPGHHDPEYARSQGQRTIYLSTLFFHGFIDRGLGDWAGPDALLRRRKISMIRSIYPGQTATLTGHVIGKREVDGTGLIDLELMVSSEEGPCVPSEATLQLPTG; encoded by the coding sequence ATGACCAGCACCCCGACGGCGGGACTCCGGTTCGACGACGTCGCGGTCGGCGACGAAATCACCCCGGTCTCGATCCCGGTCACTTACAAGCGGGTCTGCATGAATGCGGCGTCCACCTGGGACTGGTTCCCTGGTCACCACGACCCCGAGTACGCGCGCAGCCAGGGCCAGCGGACGATCTACCTGTCGACACTGTTCTTCCACGGCTTCATCGACCGCGGCCTCGGCGACTGGGCCGGTCCGGATGCGCTGCTGCGCCGTCGCAAGATCTCGATGATCAGGTCGATCTACCCGGGACAGACCGCGACCCTCACCGGGCACGTCATCGGCAAGCGGGAGGTGGACGGCACGGGCCTGATCGACCTGGAGCTCATGGTCTCCAGCGAGGAGGGGCCGTGCGTGCCTAGCGAGGCGACTCTGCAGCTCCCGACCGGATAG
- a CDS encoding FAS1-like dehydratase domain-containing protein produces the protein MAFGTLEEGRAWAGRTSPRKQAWFPIDRSMVLYYCSLVEDGNPRYWEGDECPPGLLMTLGFNPQWAPEHLHREDSLFAFSVPLPGHHIINASTTTELERRPRIGDHVWTVDEIVSVSPEKTTRLGTGVFITSLTTYGDQHDEVIARNTNVLFRYDITNGDDMGRTEEQP, from the coding sequence ATGGCCTTCGGGACCCTTGAGGAGGGCCGGGCCTGGGCCGGTCGCACCTCGCCGCGTAAGCAGGCCTGGTTTCCGATCGACCGCTCGATGGTGCTTTACTACTGCTCACTGGTGGAGGACGGGAACCCCCGGTACTGGGAGGGCGACGAGTGCCCGCCGGGTTTGTTGATGACGCTGGGCTTCAACCCCCAATGGGCGCCCGAGCACCTCCACCGCGAGGACTCGCTGTTCGCGTTCAGCGTGCCGTTGCCAGGTCATCACATCATCAATGCCTCCACCACCACCGAGCTGGAACGCCGGCCACGGATCGGCGACCACGTGTGGACCGTCGACGAGATCGTCTCGGTCTCGCCGGAGAAGACCACCCGGCTCGGCACCGGGGTGTTCATCACCTCTCTGACCACCTACGGCGACCAGCACGACGAGGTCATCGCGCGCAACACCAACGTGCTGTTCCGGTACGACATCACCAACGGCGACGACATGGGCCGAACCGAGGAGCAGCCATGA
- a CDS encoding thiolase family protein, translating to MDVAIIGTGITRFGMFVGTRLRDLAAEAADAALADAGVEPDAIGLVVFGNAAAGVLTGQEMIRAHTALGGSRVAGRPMVSVENACASSSSAFHLGAMAVSSGAYDHVLVVGAEKMTSTDRTRAGRALATAIDVELAGEHDGCRPVFMEIYAAEARAYLERTGASARDLALVAAKSLHNGSLNPIAQNRTALTVEEILAARTIVAPLTRPMCSSIGDGAAACVLTRTDLARRRNLPSVQVLASAVGAARVGDGGDVVGRTARTAFEQAGVGPDGIDLFEVHDAASPAELVIAEEIGIAPAGEGAKLARDGATGIGGSTPVNVSGGLLARGHPIGATGAAQLVEIADQLRGRGGARQVQRARIGLAENAGGSLGDGPAACVVTILAALR from the coding sequence ATGGACGTAGCGATCATCGGCACCGGCATCACTCGGTTCGGCATGTTCGTCGGCACCCGGCTGCGGGATCTGGCCGCCGAGGCTGCCGACGCGGCGCTCGCCGACGCCGGGGTGGAGCCGGACGCGATCGGGCTGGTGGTGTTCGGCAATGCCGCGGCCGGCGTCCTCACCGGGCAGGAGATGATCCGGGCCCACACGGCGCTGGGCGGATCGCGTGTCGCCGGACGCCCGATGGTGTCGGTCGAGAACGCCTGCGCGTCCAGCTCGAGCGCGTTCCACCTCGGAGCCATGGCCGTCTCCTCCGGCGCCTACGACCATGTCCTGGTGGTCGGCGCGGAGAAGATGACGAGCACCGACCGCACGCGCGCCGGGCGAGCGCTGGCCACCGCCATCGACGTCGAGCTGGCCGGGGAGCACGACGGGTGCCGCCCCGTGTTCATGGAGATCTACGCGGCCGAGGCGCGCGCCTACCTCGAACGGACCGGTGCGTCGGCCCGCGACCTGGCGCTGGTTGCGGCCAAGAGCCTGCACAACGGCAGCCTCAACCCGATCGCGCAGAACCGCACCGCGCTCACCGTCGAGGAGATCCTGGCTGCGCGCACGATCGTGGCCCCACTGACACGGCCGATGTGCTCCTCCATCGGTGACGGCGCGGCCGCCTGTGTGCTGACGCGGACCGACCTGGCCCGCCGACGCAACCTGCCGTCCGTGCAAGTGCTGGCCTCGGCGGTCGGGGCGGCACGGGTCGGCGACGGCGGGGACGTCGTCGGACGCACCGCCCGGACGGCCTTCGAGCAGGCCGGGGTTGGCCCGGACGGGATTGACCTGTTCGAGGTGCACGACGCCGCGTCGCCCGCCGAACTCGTGATCGCCGAGGAGATCGGCATCGCCCCGGCGGGCGAGGGCGCCAAGCTCGCCCGAGACGGCGCCACGGGTATCGGCGGCTCGACCCCGGTGAACGTGTCCGGCGGGCTGCTGGCGCGCGGCCACCCGATCGGGGCCACCGGGGCGGCCCAGCTCGTGGAAATCGCCGATCAGCTGCGCGGCCGCGGCGGCGCGCGCCAGGTGCAGAGAGCACGGATCGGCCTCGCCGAGAATGCCGGTGGCTCCCTGGGTGACGGGCCCGCTGCCTGTGTCGTCACGATCCTGGCGGCCCTCCGCTAG
- a CDS encoding acyl-CoA synthetase, translating to MDRGIGQWVTKRAFLSGQRTAFVCGDTSFTFSQLEQRTNQVASNLLRLGVRKGDRVAVLLVNSVEFMEVLLGCAKIGAITIPINVRLAGPEIGYILADSGADVLVFHHPLAAAAVSALAEPGVRVRHTVRAGSAAADGEMPYADLLSGGASEPLDNDVDGRDPAFIMYTSGTTGRPKGAIITHDNLLWNAVNVLGTDQGLHGSDVTVAVAPMFHIGGLGVHTLPLLYVGGTSVILPSFDPVGTLKAMAESRATVQFMVPAMWSAVTQVPDFDSYDLSALRFAMGGGAPVPLTVIDFMQQRGVPFTEGFGMTETAPMVSVLDAANITTRAGSIGRVAMHVDARIVDANDRDVPVDTVGELLVRGPNVFVGYWMKPATTAEAFRGGWFHTGDLGRIDADGYITLVDRKKDMIISGGENVYPIEVEQVLFRHPGVLDAAVVGGPDEKWGERVVAVVVADPAAEQQPSADELIAWCRERLAHFKCPREVHFLPELPRNATGKLLKTELRKRFTGVEGGVVQR from the coding sequence ATGGATCGCGGTATCGGTCAGTGGGTCACCAAACGGGCCTTCCTCAGCGGGCAACGCACGGCGTTCGTCTGCGGTGACACCAGCTTCACTTTCTCCCAGCTCGAACAGCGCACCAACCAGGTGGCCTCGAACCTGCTGCGCCTCGGCGTCCGCAAGGGGGACCGCGTGGCCGTGCTGCTGGTGAACTCCGTGGAGTTCATGGAGGTCCTACTCGGTTGCGCGAAGATCGGCGCCATCACCATCCCGATCAACGTCCGGCTCGCCGGCCCGGAGATCGGCTACATCCTCGCCGACTCCGGCGCCGACGTGCTGGTCTTCCACCACCCGCTCGCGGCGGCGGCGGTCAGCGCGCTGGCCGAGCCGGGGGTCCGGGTCCGGCACACCGTCCGGGCCGGGAGCGCCGCCGCGGACGGCGAGATGCCCTACGCCGACCTGCTCTCCGGCGGTGCCTCCGAGCCTCTCGACAACGACGTCGACGGCCGCGACCCGGCGTTCATCATGTACACCTCGGGCACCACCGGCCGCCCGAAGGGCGCCATCATCACCCACGACAACCTGCTGTGGAATGCCGTCAACGTGCTGGGCACCGACCAGGGCCTGCACGGCAGCGACGTGACCGTCGCCGTGGCCCCGATGTTCCACATCGGCGGGCTGGGAGTGCATACGCTGCCATTGCTCTACGTCGGCGGGACCAGCGTGATCCTCCCGTCCTTCGACCCGGTGGGCACGCTCAAGGCGATGGCCGAGAGCCGAGCGACCGTCCAGTTCATGGTGCCGGCGATGTGGTCGGCGGTGACCCAGGTGCCCGACTTCGACTCCTACGACCTCTCGGCCCTGCGGTTTGCCATGGGCGGCGGCGCGCCGGTGCCGTTGACCGTCATCGACTTCATGCAGCAACGCGGCGTGCCCTTCACCGAGGGATTCGGGATGACCGAGACTGCACCCATGGTCTCGGTCTTGGACGCCGCCAACATCACGACCCGGGCCGGTTCGATCGGCCGGGTCGCCATGCACGTCGATGCCCGCATCGTGGACGCCAACGACCGGGACGTCCCGGTCGACACCGTCGGCGAGCTCCTGGTGCGCGGACCCAACGTGTTCGTCGGGTATTGGATGAAGCCGGCGACCACTGCCGAGGCCTTCCGGGGCGGCTGGTTCCACACCGGTGACCTCGGCCGGATCGACGCTGACGGCTACATCACGCTCGTCGACCGCAAGAAGGACATGATCATCTCAGGCGGGGAGAATGTCTACCCCATCGAGGTGGAGCAGGTGTTGTTCCGTCACCCCGGTGTGCTGGACGCCGCGGTGGTCGGCGGTCCGGACGAGAAGTGGGGTGAGCGCGTCGTCGCGGTGGTGGTTGCCGACCCAGCCGCCGAGCAGCAACCCAGCGCCGACGAACTGATCGCGTGGTGCCGCGAACGGTTGGCGCATTTCAAGTGCCCGCGCGAGGTGCACTTCCTTCCCGAGCTGCCCCGCAATGCCACCGGCAAGCTCCTCAAGACCGAGCTGCGCAAGCGATTCACCGGTGTCGAGGGCGGCGTCGTCCAGCGCTGA